Proteins encoded in a region of the Candidozyma auris chromosome 7, complete sequence genome:
- the HAS1 gene encoding ATP-dependent RNA helicase HAS1 — protein MGKKSKSKKESAKQPESKPQKRTHEEAEISDTEKLMDEVDGDFDDIAKLLGDNVKDPDAAKEAKKKAKKEKAEAQKAEQDKAIKPTLEKTAEDDNEEGLNTDFEKADLSEPTMKAIRAMKFTKMTKVQAKTIPPLLAGRDVLGAAKTGSGKTLAFLIPAIELLYSLKFKPRNGTGVIVISPTRELALQIFGVARELMEHHSQTFGIVIGGANRRQEADKLMKGVNLLIATPGRLLDHLQNTEGFVFKNLKALVIDEADRILEIGFEEEMKQIIKILPNENRQSMLFSATQTTKVEDLARMSLRPGPLYINVVPESAASTADGLEQGYVVCDSDKRFLLLFSFLKRNAKKKIIVFLSSCNCVKYFGELLNYIDLPVLDLHGKQKQAKRTNTFFEFCNAKQGTLICTDVAARGLDIPAVDWIIQFDPPDDPRDYIHRVGRTARGTEGKGKSLMFLTPNELGFLRYLKAANVPLNEYEFPANKIANVQSQLTKLIKSNYWLHQSAKDGYRSYLQAYASHHLKTVYQIDKLDLVKVAKSFGFEVPPKVNITIGASGKSIEKKHKKQRRS, from the coding sequence ATGGGGAAGAAGTCCAAATCGAAGAAAGAATCTGCCAAGCAGCCGGAGCTGAAACCACAGAAGAGAACCCACGAGGAGGCTGAGATCTCCGACACAGAAAAACTAATGGACGAAGTTGATGGTGACTTCGACGACATCGCTAAGCTCTTAGGCGATAACGTTAAAGACCCAGATGCCGCAAAAgaggcaaagaagaaagccaaaaaagagaaagctgAAGCTCAGAAAGCTGAACAGGATAAAGCTATCAAGCCCACCTTAGAAAAAACCGCAGAAGACGACAATGAAGAAGGGCTCAACACCGACTTCGAGAAGGCTGATCTCAGTGAGCCTACTATGAAAGCTATCAGAGCAATGAAATTCACAAAAATGACCAAGGTTCAGGCCAAGACGATTCCTCCTCTTTTAGCAGGACGTGATGTTCTTGGTGCTGCAAAGACTGGTTCGGGTAAGACGTTGGCGTTCTTGATTCCTGCTATCGAGCTCTTGTACTCCCTTAAATTCAAGCCTAGAAACGGTACTGGTGTGATCGTCATTTCGCCTACAAGAGAGTTGGCACTTCAGATTTTTGGTGTTGCCAGAGAGCTCATGGAACACCACTCACAGACGTTTGGTATTGTCATCGGCGGTGCCAACagaagacaagaagctgACAAACTTATGAAAGGTgtgaacttgttgatcGCCACTCCTGGCAGACTCTTGGATCATTTGCAGAACACTGAGGGATTTGTGTTCAAGAATTTAAAGGCCTTGGTCATAGACGAGGCCGACAGAATTTTGGAGATCGgtttcgaagaagaaatgaagcAGATTATCAAGATCTTGCCTAATGAAAACAGACAGTCGATGTTATTTTCTGCAACACAAACAACAAAGGTTGAGGACTTGGCCAGAATGTCCTTGAGGCCGGGACCTCTTTATATAAACGTTGTTCCCGAGAGCGCTGCACTGACAGCTGACGGTTTGGAGCAAGGTTACGTTGTCTGCGACAGCGACAAGCGtttcttgcttttgttttccttcctcaaaaggaacgccaaaaagaagatcatcgTGTTCCTTTCGTCATGTAATTGTGTCAAATACTTTGGTGAACTTTTGAACTATATCGACTTGCCTGTGTTGGATCTTCATGGTAAGCAGAAACAGGCCAAGAGAACAAATAccttttttgaattttgcaacGCTAAGCAGGGTACATTGATCTGTACTGATGTTGCCGCCAGAGGCCTTGATATTCCAGCAGTTGACTGGATCATTCAGTTCGATCCACCAGATGATCCTAGAGATTACATCCACAGAGTTGGTCGTACTGCCAGAGGAACCGAGGGCAAGGGTAAGTctttgatgttcttgacgCCCAACGAATTGGGTTTTTTGAGATACTTGAAGGCCGCCAACGTGCCATTGAACGAATACGAGTTTCCCGCCAATAAGATTGCCAACGTGCAGAGTCAGTTGACGAAGTTAATCAAGAGCAACTACTGGTTGCATCAGAGCGCCAAGGACGGCTACAGGTCGTACTTGCAAGCGTATGCATCGCATCATCTCAAGACGGTGTACCAGATAGACAAGTTGgacttggtgaaggtggCCAAGTCGTTTGGGTTTGAAGTTCCTCCAAAGGTGAATATCACTATTGGAGCGAGCGGCAAGTCGATcgaaaagaagcacaagaagcagaggagGAGTTAG
- a CDS encoding DNA-directed RNA polymerase III subunit RPC17 gives MKVLKERVAFLSDYEVLEHLNGLKEKYNWTFTPQEEKDSKSKRKRFTGAGLDLEVITRDITSCLGKSAAGEIPNTEAVMEIMTFLNQYELMKVEKLQILNSLPRSMVHLYALVEECDQRFDEETCEAILAKINEVVPKAETEEGDEEEIKEEEE, from the coding sequence atgaaAGTTCTCAAGGAAAGAGTCGCCTTCCTACTGGACTACGAGGTCCTCGAGCACTTGAACGGGCTCAAGGAGAAATACAATTGGACGTTCACGCCccaagaggagaaggactCCAAAAGCAAGCGAAAGAGGTTTACAGGTGCTGGCCTTGACTTGGAGGTCATCACAAGAGACATCACTCTGTGCTTGGGGAAGCTGGCGGCAGGAGAAATCCCTAACACGGAGGCTGTAATGGAGATCATGACATTTTTGAACCAGTatgagttgatgaaggtggagaagcttcagATCCTCAATTCCTTGCCGAGGTCCATGGTGCATCTATATGCCTTGGTGGAGGAGTGTGACCAGCgttttgatgaggagacGTGTGAAGCGATATTGgcaaaaatcaatgagGTAGTTCCTAAAGCGGAGACAGAAGAGGGagacgaagaggaaatcaaggaagaagaggagtGA
- a CDS encoding putative lipase, with protein sequence MLPRGSLNQYIPSIVPQVAQDLSAKASDYLPFSRESEKNEHMLLHRSAHSVKIGQSFRFNVDFAPFDSAEHYASQPPKSLWVKVKNTEPLPMRAAYLAGPYVLYVDCRTDDYDISKNVFVTADQPVYEPQLLPGQSFYVELSCHQYKPHYRWTIDVVSQAIFNASVTTNFEVSIAARREWLSESHVQVVPHPFVSVSVHDTLDLWNMPIPDTSRPIHLVILTHGLHANVSSDMFFIKEQIDKASGDENIVVKGYFGNVCKTERGIKYLGSRVADYVIELVTHNETLKGNVNKISFIGHSLGGLIQTFAVAYLEANFPWFFQQVKPINFITLASPMIGVVHENPVYIKLALLAGVVGKTGQELGLQYTETNNKPLLLLLPTGPTHRILKRFIRRTLYANAVNDGIVPLRTSALLYLDYDGLSALGKDPEPGTTGEIPQDLPDNADTQTSAIGAVLSYFLPQKQRKSDADKYNRFQTTTQENNSKEGTFGGIPKPSLVESATSLILPPQPSLKYITNPSSRDNVIVHDKVYHDADLPPFRIEEKDESEKQQTMMQKLTATGESITKLARDEEMERLEEEIAREYHKSMSWRKVLVKLKPDAHNNIVVRRRFSNAYGWPVIEHLIKNHFGVDSNETPELCEDESMDLATESSALARILSRDLIHQQNEDIDRESLNEPVEHTWMKADADCESMFAVGPAGLLSDVSEMVYKLKDQWERRTLQPRNIDEANALDNDPFEGTKSIMEPFM encoded by the coding sequence ATGCTCCCAAGGGGATCGCTCAATCAGTACATTCCTCTGATTGTACCCCAGGTTGCCCAGGACCTTTCGGCTAAAGCGCTGGACTACCTACCTTTCTCCAGAGAGTCTGAGAAGAACGAACATATGCTTCTTCACAGGTCTGCCCACTCTGTGAAGATCGGGCAGAGTTTTCGCTTCAACGTGGACTTTGCTCCGTTTGATTCTGCCGAACACTACGCTTCCCAGCCTCCCAAATCGCTAtgggtgaaggtgaagaatACCGAGCCTTTGCCCATGAGAGCTGCGTACTTGGCTGGTCCTTATGTGTTGTATGTGGATTGCCGTACAGACGACTACGACATCTCGAAAAATGTGTTTGTCACGGCTGATCAGCCCGTATACGAACCTCAGCTCTTGCCGGGACAAAGCTTCTACGTGGAATTGCTGTGCCATCAATATAAACCGCACTATAGATGGACTATTGACGTTGTGTCGCAGGCGATCTTCAATGCCTCGGTGACGACGAATTTTGAGGTGTCCATTGCCGCTCGTCGTGAGTGGCTCTCGGAATCGCATGTTCAGGTGGTGCCCCACCCGTTTGTGCTGGTCCTGGTGCACGACACTCTAGACTTGTGGAATATGCCGATTCCGGACACATCTCGCCCGATACacttggtgattttgacTCACGGACTACATGCCAATGTTCTGTCTGATATGTTTTTCATAAAGGAACAAATAGACAAAGCTAGCGGGGACGAGAACATCGTTGTCAAGGGCTACTTTGGCAATGTGTGCAAGACAGAAAGAGGAATTAAGTATTTGGGCAGTAGAGTCGCTGATTACGTCATCGAACTTGTCACTCACAACGAGACATTGAAGGGAAACGTCAACAAAATCTCCTTCATTGGTCACTCGCTAGGCGGCCTCATACAAACCTTTGCCGTGGCGTACTTGGAGGCAAACTTCCCATGGttctttcaacaagttAAGCccatcaacttcatcacTCTAGCGTCGCCAATGATCGGCGTGGTCCATGAAAATCCTGTTTACATAAAGCTAGCGCTCTTGGCTGGCGTTGTGGGCAAAACGGGGCAAGAGTTGGGTTTACAATACACGGAAACAAACAACAAGCCtcttttgctcttgctACCTACAGGGCCTACTCATCGTATTCTTAAGCGTTTCATTAGAAGAACGCTATATGCTAATGCGGTGAATGACGGGATTGTTCCCCTCCGTACCTCTGCCTTGCTTTATCTAGACTACGACGGCTTATCAGCATTGGGCAAGGATCCAGAGCCGGGAACCACTGGAGAGATTCCTCAAGACCTCCCAGATAATGCAGACACCCAAACGCTGGCTATTGGTGCGGTGCTATCCTATTTCCTACCTCAGAAGCAGCGCAAGAGCGATGCTGACAAATACAATCGTTTCCAAACCACTACTCAGGAAAACAATAGTAAAGAGGGTACGTTTGGAGGGATACCAAAACCATCGTTGGTGGAAAGCGCAACATCTTTAATACTTCCTCCACAACCGTCTCTCAAATACATTACAAACCCTTCTTCCAGAGATAATGTCATTGTTCATGACAAGGTCTATCATGACGCTGACTTACCGCCTTTCAGGATCGAAGAGAAAGACGAACTGGAAAAGCAACAAACCATGATGCAAAAGCTCACTGCGACAGGCGAATCGATCACGAAGCTTGCAAGAGACGAGGAAATGGAACGATTAGAAGAGGAGATTGCTCGCGAGTATCATAAACTGATGCTGTGGAGAAAAGTTCTTGTTAAACTTAAACCGGATGCTCATAATAATATTGtggtgagaagaagattctcCAATGCCTATGGATGGCCCGTTATAGAGCACTTGATCAAAAACCACTTCGGTGTTGATAGCAACGAAACCCCCGAGCTATGTGAAGATGAAAGCATGGACTTGGCCACCGAATCATCAGCATTAGCTCGTATCCTTCTGAGAGATCTCATCCATCAGCAGAACGAGGATATTGATAGAGAGTCGCTCAACGAGCCTGTTGAGCACACATGGATGAAAGCCGATGCAGACTGCGAGTCAATGTTTGCAGTCGGCCCTGCTGGTCTTCTCCTGGACGTAAGCGAGATGGTGTATAAGCTCAAGGACCAATGGGAGAGACGAACTTTGCAGCCACGCAACATAGACGAGGCAAACGCCTTAGACAACGACCCATTCGAAGGCACCAAGCTGATTATGGAGCCTTTCATGTAA
- a CDS encoding dolichyl-diphosphooligosaccharide--protein glycotransferase OST3, translated as MKWTQFLLLVAWCWTAMAAYTDEEMQKLVSSKGRNSVIEIRDDNFEKFLYGDRDYHLILYMASDSPQLNCLLCREVHPSYKTVATSWTHFHPHGFSEEEKSEEGRTNIYFLESDFVNNKKLFQLMQLDSIPKIYHFPPSAPGAKSNSFLHNNSQYQFYQGDHTTLIAQWVREIVGVPVEIHIPLDWSKVAMNAAVTFALVMLIRRYSNYALAVVKSSYVWGTLSSGAILMFLAGYMFNQIRSAPFVRENNGGIEYLAASPQNQYGLETQLVSSMYGFLGLMFVLLATKVPKINNSKVQLLAVVVVTGLIYVAYSVYVSLFSFKSRGYPYKLLDIGAW; from the coding sequence ATGAAGTGGACTCAATTTCTATTACTTGTGGCATGGTGTTGGACGGCGATGGCCGCATACACAGACGAGGAAATGCAGAAATTGGTGTCTCTGAAGGGCCGGAACTCCGTGATCGAAATCCGGGACGATAACTTCGAAAAGTTCTTGTATGGAGACAGAGACTACCACTTGATTTTGTACATGGCCTCGGACTCACCCCAGCTTAACTGTCTTTTGTGTCGTGAAGTTCACCCTCTGTATAAGACGGTCGCCACTTCATGGACACATTTCCACCCACATGGGTTCagcgaggaggagaagctgGAGGAGGGAAGAACCAATATCTATTTCTTGGAGTCtgactttgtcaacaacaagaagctttttcaGCTCATGCAATTGGACTCAATTCCTAAGATCTATCACTTTCCCCCATCAGCTCCAGGTGCAAAGCTGAACAGCTTCCTTCACAACAACTCCCAGTACCAATTCTACCAGGGTGACCACACCACGTTGATTGCCCAATGGGTTCGTGAGATTGTCGGAGTGCCAGTGGAGATCCATATTCCTTTGGACTGGAGTAAAGTGGCCATGAACGCCGCGGTCACTTTTGCCTTGGTGATGCTTATAAGAAGGTACAGTAACTATGCGCTTGCAGTTGTGAAGTCGTCGTACGTGTGGGGTACACTTTCGTCGGGTGCTATTCTCATGTTCCTTGCTGGCTACATGTTCAACCAGATTCGTCTGGCTCCGTTTGTCAGGGAAAACAACGGCGGCATCGAGTACCTTGCTGCATCGCCCCAGAACCAGTACGGTTTGGAGACGCAGCTTGTCTCGTCCATGTACGGATTCTTGGGCTTGATGTTCGTCTTGTTGGCCACTAAGGTgcccaaaatcaacaactccaaAGTTCAGCTTCTTGCCGTGGTGGTGGTAACAGGCTTGATCTACGTAGCCTACAGCGTCTACGTGTCCCTCTTTAGTTTCAAGTCCAGAGGGTACCCAtacaagcttcttgacattgGAGCTTGGTAA